The genome window gcgcttctcccctggtaggcgctcacctagtaggcgctcgtcgccagagattctctcgcctcggttcaggcgccaagagcctggtaggcgcttttcgtatGACAGGCgcagttcgcctggtagccgctctcctttggataggcgccaagagcctgatagaatttcttcttcaaacaggcgctctgcacctgactgccgcctgactcctattaggcttcaaggatctgggaaacgcactcctccagacaagaaggatgttgcaagtagacacttgcctgaagcattgtctccaagacgtttACGTCTATCTGcctctagagactcctttaagaatagtcgcgcctctaaggatcaggaaGGCTCTTCGgctcaggaggaacaggacctctcagaagaagaaggaacaaaagacgcctcagttttcctcctataagaaactTACAGAGTTACTCcatgcaagagtttggagatatcctttctcctgtggctcccccttctcctctttcgttattctccacttcgaagacgtcgaaggtttcgtcttgtgttaggcggatgaaacctactgtttccatgaagaaggcgctgagaggttttggAGAATGGctcctttcgaaggaagagaaagggaagacggtttttctttccctccgtctaaactgaccggcagattggattctggtacgaatcgggagaacctttaggcctcgctctcccttcgtctgcggactcggacttctcttcattagtggatgctgctcgtcgttccgccctcttgtccgccaagactacgtggggaatgaacgaacttgaccacttactgaagggaatgttccgagtcctggaagttttcaacttccttgattggtctttaggtgtgctggctaataagaccaagactccagatgctctgtctcctgaagatcttaactgtgtactcacttgcatggataaagcagtgagagacggatcgagtgaaggtTGGgcctcctcactgtttggagctggagtgcttaagaagaaacggtcggtctactgttcgtttctcacgaaggcagtgtctcatgcacaaagggcatcgctcttgtatgctcaactctctcctcttctgttccccaagaaaattatccaagatgtctcgagtgccctttcagctaaggctactcaggatatgttagcccaggcggccaggaaacctcgctctgtcttccaacccaagaccaagaaagagactcctctgagacaggagcccccctttcgaggaggacccgctgtcagaggttctgcaaccagagggactagaccttttaagagaggtaaaaccttctcgaagtcagtcagagggaagaaatagcggtcaaggactccagacatcagtgggtgccagactactgaaatttgccgacgtctgggcccacaaaggggcggacaattggtccctatcgattgtcagaaaaggatacctcattcccttctcgtcaagaccaccattgacgacaactccgagggagttggtagccaagtacaaggaccccatcatgaatcaagccctttctctagcagtagatctcatgctagagaaggaggctatagaactagtgaaagatccccgctctgcgggcttttacaacagactgttcctagttccgaagaactcaggaggatggagaccggtgttggatgtaagcgccctgaacgtctttgtggaaaagaggaagtttgccatggagacaacttcctcagtgttagcggctcttcgtccaggggactggatggtgtctctagaccttcaggacgcttactttcatgtgccgatccatccttcttcacggaagtatctacgattcatgatgggaggaaacatcttccaattcaaggccttgtgcttcggcctatcaactgcaccccaagttttcacggggttaatgaagaacgtggcgcagtggctacatttggagggagtgagggtgtcgctttatctcgacgactggctaatcagagcagagtctcaagaaagatgtctggaggaccttcaaaagacccttacattggcaagttcgctgggacttctggtgaacttccagaagtctcaattaatccccagtcaagagaggatctatctgggattcggatagcttctctggcttttcgggcttttccgtcgccagagaggatagctcgttgctacgagaaaataacgaccttcctagagaaagatgcatgcaacagcgagggagtggatgagtctgctggggacactctcctcgctggagcaattcgtttctctaggaaggttgcatctcaggcctctacagttcttcctataccagaactggaggcgtctctccctagatctggagttctccttcaagatctcaagaggaatcaagagagaccttcggtggtggaacgacccacttcgatttgtggaaggaatgtctctctacatggccgaaccccagccatgtgttgttttccgacgcttcggaggcaggttggggagcgacactcgggacaagagaagtgtcaggcacctggaagggggatcaggtgtcctggcacatcaacaagaaagagttgatggcagtctggatggctttgaaagccttcgaacccccCACGTCcggaatgcagtagtgcaggtcaattcggacaacacaacagccttggcgtacatcaagaaacaggggggacgcactccttctccctgtacgaaacagcaagggatcttctgctgtggtctcaaacgaggaaaatcagtcttctcaccagattcgtacagggagaaaggaacgtcagggccgatctcctgagcaggaagaatcaactcctgccttccgagtgggaCCCTCCACTgcagaagtatgccaagacctgtggagaagatggggcagacctcacatcgatctctttgctgcaagaatcgaactttattgctccccgatctcagacccaggagcaatttcagtggatgcgtttctcctagattggacagggttagacgtctacgcctttcccccctttcaaagtACTATGGACAAAAACCCTCCAAGCAAATTTAgctatctcggagaggacaagaatgacgctagtagctccgttctggcccgcccaagattggttcacagaggtactggaatggttggtggactttccaagagcactgccacaaagacaagatttgctcaaacaaccccacttcgacaggtatcacagaaacctccccgctctcaatctgactggctttcgactgtcaaaagtcttgtcagagcgaaggggttttcgacaaaagctgctaaggctatcgcctcagctagaagaccttcgacccttaaagtctaccagtcgaagtgggacgtctttcgccgttggtgcaggaacaagaagttttcctcttccagtacctctgtgactcagatagcagatttcctagttttcctcagagaaaaatgcggtttggcagtatctactatcaaaggataccgtagcatgctggctgcggtgttcagacataggaatttagatctttcgaatgacaaagatcttcatgatctattaagatcttttgaatcttccaagaaaacttcgaacgaagttccaagttggaatctggatgtggttcttcgcttcctgaggtccgctaggtttgaaccaccacatttagcctccttcaaagatctcacgaggaaagctctctttctcatggctttagcatctgctaaaagggttagtgagattcatgccctagaaggaagggtaggtttcaaaggagattccgcagtttgttccttccttccttcgtttttagcaaaaaatgagaacccctcaaatccttggccaaggagctttgaggttcgtggtttgtctgccctagtaggggaagaacctgaaagaactctttgccctgttaggagtttaaaatactaccttcagaagaagaaaacccttaagggcattgaggacagactatggtgctctgtaaaggaccccagcagaccattgtcgaaaaatgcgctgtctttcttcattagaagtgttgtgaaagaagcacatagatcttgtgatgaagaacatttcaagctcttaaaagtcaaggctcatgaagtgagagcaatagcaaacttccttggcctttaagaagaatatgtctcttcagaatctgatgaaaactacattctggagatgtaattcagtattcgccaaccactacctaaaagacgtcagtattacgtatgacgagtgcttcgcgttaggcccgtacgtatcggcggattcggtgctggggcagggagctggaacatatccttagtagttttttccccttgtttttttttgggtaattgagttcatatggttgtatgaaaaatgatgcaggtaggcatcttttttcgtttcgtaatgctaataacattagtttggttaggtgatcggatttggtttgaagctccctgcgttggtagtggacaggttctgtcatagcaGAGGgcaacccccattgacatgatccgacttggattctactaagtaagcggatatcaagtcccattagtagacccaaagagtcttttcagctgtaggtcacgccctcgctgtagctcttatggctatgcagactaatagacagtatctatgaagtcttcagcctaaacaggtaagaaccaaggttatgtttatcctacaacaggtgttgtttaccttttctttgttattttctgtcttgtaccctccaccaagggtgtcaatcagctaagtatatgtctgacaggaaagttcagtACAAAAATTGTATTGTTATTTTaccaataaagttttgtacatacttacctggcagacatatacgattgatggcccacccagcctcccctcaggagacaggtataagagagaaaaaatctggcaagaaaggtatgatggttcttacacccgcctcccagcggcgggtaaggtagatcacctgacctacctgtcgcgttagccgcgagttttgaattctgtcgtgacgtcagagacgtaagctaagtatatgtctgccaggtaagtatgtacaaaactttattgtaaaataacaatatcatttttgtattccttttttattacttaaactgaaataaaatttccAATTATGGTGCTGGAAATAACTGAGTGGATTGAGAgaactgtttctcattctttAATTTCTTCATATCATTGCTActgtattgcaaaaaaaaattatctacagTATTTCATGTTAAATGGAAGCACAAGAAAATTCAAGAATAAGTAGTTTTATCAGCTTAGGTCACATTGGAACAGAATTGTTTGGCTTGCAAAAATTAAGCCATCACCTTCGTTGGCAATccaaacatgaaaatattttatccatTATCTCAAACACATTCAGAAATGAAGCTTATAAGATACCTTGTTTCAAATGTTTGTTCATTTCAGCAAAGTGAGTGACAAATGTTCAAATCCAAGAAAAAAACTGACTTGCCTGCTCGACCAGACCCACCAACTTGGGACGAGATGGAAGAAGATTTAAAGGCAACAACAAATGCTGATGTCATATTCACTCTTTCTTCTATAACTTCAGGTGAGGATCTTTATAGGCAGTTTCCAGTGTTACAATGATGGGTTTAGTTCAGTCACTGGTACAAGTCATAGTTTTACCAAAGCTTTAATTTCCATCTTTTAGTTCTGAATCTGATATCCTCAAGATTACTACTGAAAATTGAAcattgaaaaatttgacatttgttcCTTCAGGGATACAGATCTTGCTTTTCGTCAATGTAGTATCCATTGTGCATTGCACAGGTCAGCATTCTCTTTATGCAGATCTGCAAAGATTGACTACAGTACTAATCTTAAAATTAGTTGAATGTGGAGTAATAGAGGCTGTGTTAGAAAATGGGAGAGTGAGAGTGATTAGGGCAATGTCAAAAATGTGTGTATAAAGTTACTTACCTGTCTTATTTTAAGAATGCTTGATCTCTTATCCACCTGCGCTTCAGTGATGGGTTAAGGAATTCACATGTCAAGCAGTTTTGAGTACTTCTGGGCAGCAGGTGATGAGAGTATGCAAACAACCATCTTACAAGCTGAAAGCACACCTTATGTCTGACTGCTTTTTAGgatcaagtttattttttaatgttttgaattATACAAATAATGCAGACTTCTCTACAGAATAACCGCTGTAGGGTTTCAGTGCTACCCTTAATTACTTAGCCTTTCcttgtaataaaaacaataagaaaatattataaattaaatatactgtattactgatttaattttctttttattttttgtattataaggaatgaaagaaaccACAAATGTTCAAGGTTAGTTTTGGATTTTTCATGTGTCTTTTTGGCAAGTTTTAATAAAAGGTAGTATGCTTGCAGTGCTAGGCTCTTGTGGCAAACTAGTTACTTAAATTACTTATGTCCTAGAACATTAAAAATGTGATGACTGCAAGTAATGTTCGAGTTGCCCGTTCATGTTGTTTAAGGAATATTCATGTTAACAACATGGGCCTGTAAACATATAAGGATGTTTTTCATAATGTTTGAAATAGGGACTTTTACATTATTATCCAGCACTGTTACATGTATGGGTTACTGTACTGTTAAAAAACATCAGTTTTGTTTAAGGATTTGAAGTGTAGAACATTCACTGATGTATACGGATAAATGCTATCCTGTCAAAGTATTCTCAATAGAAACTTACGATTATGAGGAATTCGTTGTTAAATACCagtttataataatttgtttGCAGTGAATCTACTAAATTATAACCATATTAATCTAAACTACAATAATTTTCAAAGAACTTATGTgggttaaagtaaaaaatatttatttttctgaagatAACTTTAGCATGTGCACAATTATTTACTGATCTTACATCAAAAGGGTAACTTTATTCATTGGAAGACATTTGGATATTCAGAATACTATAAAAATATTCGCCTTAGAAATCTGTGATTACAGAAATTCTTATTCTGCAGTCAGTGGTATGCAATAACTTCTCTTATTGAATGTAGCTGTTTTTCTTGTAAAGTATGACATGTGCATAGTTATGCATCTAAAGCAAGATACTTTTTTTGTAGGAACTAAAGAAGTGCAAGATCCAGAGAAAAATAGAGAGGACCTAAGTCAGGAGGAGTTATTTCGGCAGGCCAAGGAATTTGTTGTGATGAATGACGAAATTATAGAAAATATGGCACTActgcaagaaaagaaggaaaaactaagagaagtaacagaaaacttgaaaaagaCTGTTGAAAGTGTGAAAAAGCAAGCTTTAGTTGCAATTGATGCCTATGAAAATAGAGGATAATGTGTGCAGCTTAAACATTGTTAGTGTTTTGAACTTCTGGATCAGGATATACATTTCTTCATACCTCACAAATGTGCATGTGCTCTCCAAGTTGACAACGAAGTGCATGTAACATAATCAATTGTAATCACAGACACTTGAGATTTTGGTACTGTAATGCAATACATACTGTAATATAAGTTGAAACAGTACTTTTCCATCACAAACTCGAATGTACTGCACTAGGATACTTCTGGTATCTTCATAGACCAAATGTTATTCTCAAGTTTGTATTTAATCCTGTGTGATGCAGTTGTTACTCTGGATTAATGTGAGTTTCAGGTCTTTAGAAATTACAGAATGTAAATTCAATATACAGAATTC of Macrobrachium nipponense isolate FS-2020 chromosome 11, ASM1510439v2, whole genome shotgun sequence contains these proteins:
- the LOC135200405 gene encoding UPF0449 protein C19orf25 homolog, which produces MFKSKKKTDLPARPDPPTWDEMEEDLKATTNADVIFTLSSITSGTKEVQDPEKNREDLSQEELFRQAKEFVVMNDEIIENMALLQEKKEKLREVTENLKKTVESVKKQALVAIDAYENRG